Genomic DNA from Porites lutea chromosome 4, jaPorLute2.1, whole genome shotgun sequence:
TTCCGACACACTAGCGGGTCCTGGGCTCCTGAACACACCCTTTATACCTTTAAGGATTAAACTGGATTACCCTTTGGGAAATATTTCCCACTTCAATTTCTCTTTGCTGATTGTCGACAAGTGCCTGTTGAAACCCATGAGGGTCCACGGTCCCGTGGTAGCCAAAAACGGTCCCCTGGGTATACGTAGGTTGGCTTGGTCTGTTTTGAGTTTGGCTTTGAAATGGTGGTAATACGCAAGAGCATGGCACAGGCATCCCAAGGTTTGGGGATTTTTGTCGCCACCTGTATCTCCGTTTCTTGAACCAGttctaaaaaagaaaggaaaatgcaCCGAAAActaaataacattaaaatgcttTGTAAATAGTTTAGCTTTAATCTACAACTACAGTACTACAGCGAAGTTAGTCAACCAACATTCTACCAGGGAAATTGCATCCCCGTAGACGTAGGGGCAACTAGTTAGGACGAAATCTTGACGGACGAAATCGCTGCAGGcaaattttctcttaaaatagaACCCCTGGGCACTCATTCTATCGATACAAATTCTCTAGACTGATCTCCTTTACTTGAAGAACTAGCCAAGcgttgataaaagatcaaagtatctTCCTTTAAGTGATCATTTATTCTCACTACCTTTTCTGTTAGTCCCTTTTGGCACTTAAAGACAGCACTGTAAAGAGTTAACTAGTAAGTATCTGAGCGTTTcctgaccaatcagaagcggaTCGACAATTCAAGTGCTTTGGTAAGTGTAAAACCCCCAAGAGTTTTTCCAGCATTATGTCATTTGATATTTTCGCCCATATTTCTCCCGTAAATATCCCATCCCAATTTGCTGTCCCTGGGTCTTGAGGCATCAAAAAGagtgtgaaaaaagaaaagaaaatagactTAGGAATGGTACGACCCTCCCTTAGCTGCACTCCATCGTTCACAAAATCCCAGGATTTTCAATTAGGTCAtttcaggagccgattacttaatCGCCTCCTGGTCATGTACATACCAGACAACAATTTCCTTACCATCACCACGCTGGGCGTGACTCCGAGACTGTTGGCTAACTGAGCCCTCAGTGTCGCTGATGGATATGGAGTGCGGTAGAACGCATTCTCCAGCTCAAGTTTCTGCTTGGGTGAAAACCTCGTACGATATTTCTTCACGCTTGGTTTGGAATCTGGTGCCAATTGTCCTCGATCTTTTTCATCATTTCCTATCCTGTATGCCATACTCGATTCGACTGGTCCAGCTAAGAAAAAGTTTGAGTATGTATCATGTAATAAGGAACAATTTGATTTTGGACGATGCTGAGTACGGGTTAACCTCTTTGACATTTGATAATTGTTCATATCATGAAAGCCGAATTTAATCTGATTGTTTCACAATACATGCAACATTTAAAGTATTTCCTGGCTAAAACATGCATGATGATTAATGCGTGGGGGGTGGGGACAGAGGAGGAACAGGGACATGGATGGGGAGGGGAATTGATTCTTGTTGGTCTTAGCTAAAGCCCGGTGTTTTTACCCATCTTTCCGGCTGTCTCGTGGGAAGGCTGCCACAATGAGGAGAAGGGATACGTCCGGGGGTATGTGCGCAGGGTATTGTTTTATGGTACTTGAGTCTTAAACAAGGTATACAATTTCAATATTtagcgtcttgaacagggtaTGTGAAGGCTGGCGAGGAGCGGTTTGCAATTGTAGCACcaacacttttttttcaaacattctAATTTTTACGATGTTggtttgaaaaattaataaaattctacatgcaaaacaaaatgaatcagGGTCAATTAATAAGGACCCTTTTCTTGAACAGGGAAGCgaaatgagaaatttttgtcttaattaaACGGGCTTCTAGTTTGAGGGCCTCAGTggcacacctctacccaaacctcccttgagtgcccccccccccccccgcccccttagGGCCGGCTAGGAAGTCTTCTTCGCCCGAAGTAGAGATATTTGAAGGTCTAATTGGACGGAAGACCCTGAAAACGAAATGACAAGTCCCATTTCACAGGCTTGTGCCTTTAATACGTTGCTCAACCTGTTCCAGCAGTTCCAGGCTTCAAATAGAAGGGAGTGGCGCTACCCTATCAGTCTTCTTTCTGCTCCGTTCCCTTTCCACCCTCCCCACTATCTCTGTTCCTGAAACATGCTAACGTGGTGTAAAAGTTAATGTTCCTTTTTGCTGACATTGTTGGATTACGGCTCTGACGGTGGCCTGCAATGCTGTGCATCTTGACAACCTTGTTTGCAAATAATGCGTAGGTAAATATggctgttttagtatatacacactcagtgatcttggtaattcaagcaatctgattggttagctatctcggactatgacgttatattcaccgcgctaggtgGTTAatataaagccgaacaaaatcgctgtcgtgaactgggtgttttgccaaagtttcaaagtaaaacctttttgaaaatacacgaatatccaagtgctgatgactttgaaggcaagaaaagacttcatggtgtttaagcagcgtgatttattgtgaagtggtttactttagctgactttttgtacgctcgaagctatgtttaccactacagaggaaaacgaggtcgctttgtcactgttttgtgatttcgggattttctcgcaagaccaattttgcctataaatagaagttaatttatggagaagagaggaagacaaatattttcgaaaattgtacgtgccagcaagttaacaaggcaaagaactttggagataatcaacgctcaccttgatcgcagccgctgttgacagcatttgcaagaagcgacgaagaaaattttcttattcacggtgagttgacagaaacaaataaagctctagatacttttcttctcagaattgggtagtaatttaaattttcggcgttttcttttaaaccgttgatgctaaagcttacaaaactcgatacaaaaggatgaaaactatcatttgccatttttgaagatactgtaaagatctaacttttgcgcatccactgtttacgtcttcgtgttcacgcatgaattcacccgtcaatcaaactaatcgttttttaatggtttcctttctgattctgttgagatcacttcgtgtgaatatactaaaacaattattcacctcaggctcagttaatattgttgaataatcataactataacaaaattctcaaatctgattggttctcaactgccctgatttcagccttaataggacagtttaataggacaatacttgtcatgcctaagtaattggacagtacgcgccatcacgtgcgcgcttaaatggcttttttttttttcattgctagcgGAAAAATCTtagaatttcttgtgttttgattta
This window encodes:
- the LOC140934085 gene encoding homeobox protein orthopedia-like, with protein sequence MAYRIGNDEKDRGQLAPDSKPSVKKYRTRFSPKQKLELENAFYRTPYPSATLRAQLANSLGVTPSVVMNWFKKRRYRWRQKSPNLGMPVPCSCVLPPFQSQTQNRPSQPTYTQGTVFGYHGTVDPHGFQQALVDNQQREIEVGNISQRVIQFNP